A region of Pontiella agarivorans DNA encodes the following proteins:
- a CDS encoding glycosyltransferase family 4 protein encodes MTAKKKIAFIHRYGLEGWICCGGHAVPAMVEQLLPETEVYFFGPETTEPANDALRSRLNLHLLPWTFDRANPDHKWSRTLKFYLALPAIGKKCRKLGIDFIYWEETLPLGAGILQRFYGSDIGIMVMDFFVRIYAEQHPWLNCFRDLVEKFDCKNWKKIPVVYTHVEYAKQFLIERGLPSENIHVVPNPCDHSKFHPVDEKVRRQTRKQLGLSDQDLVLSHHGILHPNKGNDWIFERIAEVKNELPHLKFLLIGNGPEYSRLKKLAAKLGIEDRIIMTGWLPAEADLNNALASSDIGLVMRIGQETDHFHMTDTLNHEMACGKPILAVNLKGIAEFIDDRTNGYLFSGSEPEAFRSKLIALAGSAEKRRQFGLNALAFSKQTCNYQKCAEQTLAPILGHLEEDAYRV; translated from the coding sequence ATGACCGCTAAAAAGAAAATAGCCTTTATCCACCGTTACGGACTTGAGGGATGGATCTGTTGCGGCGGCCATGCCGTTCCGGCCATGGTGGAACAGCTCCTGCCGGAAACGGAAGTTTATTTCTTCGGCCCCGAAACCACCGAACCCGCAAATGATGCTCTTCGTTCCCGACTGAACCTGCACCTGCTGCCCTGGACATTTGACCGGGCAAATCCGGACCATAAATGGAGCAGAACACTCAAATTCTATCTCGCTCTTCCTGCGATTGGTAAAAAGTGCAGAAAACTGGGTATCGACTTTATCTACTGGGAGGAAACACTCCCGCTCGGTGCCGGAATTCTGCAACGGTTCTATGGCTCAGACATCGGCATCATGGTCATGGACTTCTTTGTTCGCATTTATGCCGAACAACATCCCTGGCTCAATTGCTTCCGCGACCTGGTCGAAAAGTTCGATTGCAAAAACTGGAAAAAAATTCCAGTCGTCTATACTCATGTTGAATATGCAAAGCAGTTTCTGATTGAGCGCGGCCTGCCCTCTGAAAACATTCACGTTGTGCCCAATCCGTGCGATCACTCCAAATTTCACCCGGTCGACGAAAAAGTGCGACGGCAAACCCGAAAGCAACTGGGGCTCTCGGATCAGGACCTGGTGCTGAGTCACCATGGCATCCTCCATCCCAACAAAGGAAACGACTGGATTTTTGAACGTATTGCCGAAGTGAAAAACGAACTCCCCCATCTTAAATTTCTCCTCATCGGCAACGGCCCCGAATACAGCCGACTGAAAAAGCTCGCCGCCAAGCTCGGAATTGAAGACCGCATCATAATGACCGGCTGGCTGCCCGCCGAGGCCGACCTCAATAACGCCCTTGCCTCATCCGACATCGGTCTCGTCATGCGCATCGGCCAGGAAACCGACCATTTCCATATGACCGACACCCTCAACCATGAAATGGCCTGCGGAAAACCCATTCTCGCCGTCAACTTAAAGGGGATCGCCGAATTTATCGATGACCGGACGAACGGCTATCTCTTCAGCGGATCGGAGCCGGAAGCATTCCGCAGCAAACTCATTGCTCTGGCGGGATCAGCCGAAAAACGACGGCAATTCGGCCTCAACGCACTGGCCTTCAGCAAACAGACCTGCAATTATCAGAAATGCGCAGAGCAAACGCTCGCTCCGATTTTAGGTCATCTCGAAGAGGACGCATATCGCGTATGA
- the recO gene encoding DNA repair protein RecO, with the protein MIIRATAIPLAIYPYSSTSHIVHWMTRHHGKISTLLKGALRAQSRFIGEYELFSTSELLYFAKSSSTLYTAKECALLERRSSFRTNWRAMQAASYLAALFNRTSPENAPHPELFALFEELLDLAENFGDRPQFIPWTELQFCDAHGHAPNLGSCIFCSSTQSLNFCASQGGTVCSSCSKDRKLPTLESPPEILRTLRNLQRTDSPDVAEKPIPPEQESGISIILNAFMQEQFNMNPQHRMAIPAA; encoded by the coding sequence ATGATTATTCGGGCCACAGCTATTCCGCTTGCGATTTATCCCTATTCCAGTACATCACACATTGTCCACTGGATGACCCGTCATCACGGAAAAATATCCACTCTTCTCAAAGGAGCTCTGCGCGCACAGAGCCGGTTCATCGGCGAATATGAACTGTTCAGCACTTCGGAACTGCTCTACTTCGCCAAATCCAGCAGCACCCTGTACACCGCCAAAGAATGTGCCCTGCTGGAGCGGCGCAGCTCGTTCCGGACCAACTGGCGCGCCATGCAGGCAGCCTCCTATCTGGCCGCCTTGTTTAACCGGACCTCGCCGGAGAACGCCCCCCACCCCGAACTGTTTGCGCTGTTCGAAGAACTGCTCGACCTGGCGGAAAACTTCGGCGACCGGCCGCAGTTCATCCCCTGGACAGAGCTGCAGTTCTGCGATGCCCACGGCCATGCCCCGAATCTCGGAAGCTGCATTTTCTGTTCTTCGACGCAATCCCTGAACTTCTGTGCCTCTCAGGGCGGCACCGTCTGCAGCAGCTGTTCCAAAGACCGGAAACTTCCAACCCTTGAAAGCCCGCCGGAAATACTGAGAACTTTACGAAACCTACAGCGAACCGACTCACCCGATGTTGCGGAAAAACCGATTCCGCCGGAACAGGAAAGCGGCATCAGCATCATTCTAAATGCATTTATGCAGGAGCAATTCAACATGAACCCCCAACACCGAATGGCCATCCCTGCAGCATGA
- a CDS encoding lysophospholipid acyltransferase family protein, with protein sequence MPTLKRKIKRIIRKIRRAVRRPFEAAGYVFLKWTIPLLPRRMVIGLARFAGWVALRLPIREREVGLKNLDAVFGDSKSTAEKKAILATSLATFTQTMFDVFWFSKNPAKRIADFVTFDPSPLVERFFEDGAVICITAHMGSWEILGQATALRGADLASIAATVKNRTVDRVLIELREKTGQTIIPQKGALKTLISRLRKKGKTAFVLDQHTAPENGGITVDFLGLPMSVSAAPAALAYRTGTPVYFGFSIPDSTGGYRIEITDSLKPPAFQKEADMDGIVQQLTQKIEDRISAQIHKYPQFWLWSYKHWRRQAGGNYPASYPDY encoded by the coding sequence ATGCCGACCCTGAAGAGAAAAATTAAAAGAATCATTCGGAAAATCCGACGCGCAGTACGCCGTCCGTTTGAGGCGGCGGGATATGTCTTTCTGAAATGGACGATTCCCCTGCTGCCGCGGAGGATGGTGATCGGGCTGGCCCGTTTTGCCGGATGGGTCGCGTTGCGGCTGCCGATCCGGGAACGGGAGGTGGGGCTTAAAAATCTGGATGCGGTTTTCGGCGATTCCAAAAGCACGGCTGAGAAAAAGGCGATTCTTGCCACTTCGCTGGCCACCTTCACACAAACCATGTTTGATGTATTCTGGTTCTCAAAAAATCCGGCGAAGCGAATTGCTGATTTCGTAACGTTTGATCCGTCACCGCTCGTAGAACGTTTTTTTGAAGACGGGGCGGTAATCTGCATTACGGCGCATATGGGCAGCTGGGAGATTCTCGGGCAGGCTACCGCCCTGCGTGGAGCGGATCTGGCGAGCATTGCGGCAACCGTGAAAAACAGAACCGTGGACCGCGTCCTGATTGAACTGCGGGAAAAAACAGGGCAGACTATTATTCCTCAGAAAGGGGCACTGAAAACGCTGATTTCCAGACTGCGGAAAAAAGGGAAAACCGCTTTTGTACTCGATCAGCATACCGCCCCGGAAAACGGTGGCATTACCGTCGATTTTCTGGGGCTTCCAATGTCTGTTTCCGCCGCTCCGGCAGCTTTGGCTTATCGCACGGGAACGCCGGTTTATTTCGGTTTCAGCATTCCCGATTCTACAGGCGGTTACCGCATAGAAATCACCGATTCGCTGAAACCGCCTGCCTTTCAAAAAGAAGCGGATATGGACGGCATCGTGCAGCAGCTGACGCAGAAAATTGAAGACCGGATTTCCGCACAGATTCATAAATATCCGCAATTCTGGCTGTGGTCGTATAAACATTGGCGCAGGCAGGCTGGCGGCAACTATCCCGCCAGCTATCCAGACTATTAA
- a CDS encoding glycosyltransferase family 61 protein: MSYLEKYKTGSCLFRTLSEARMRLQAARNALRYSYPAPVALIGVHDSGNDGSYKKCTDSSPIPIENTSVVIPAEASRILETHTPATYPESFIFRLHNGHVLGDGTVVTPKNKILSESTTDFHRKQKYHHLIYERRVPAPERFNGRLAVITSPGSDNYFHWTLASLPRLNLLNDMDDEIDAYYIDCSSRFHQEWISMLGISENKIIAAAPNRHIEADELIVPSFAGLPSLPTPAGLDFLRNFIPPHSKGRRLYISRAGARRRRILNEEVLPPVLQKYAFETIEPGRMTVKQQMETFASASVIIAPHGAELTNLAFCSAGTQVIEMFSPYYLNPCFKQLAAVRGLRHTALVGKGGTRVVRKQLDAHHVWANINIDALALETALATML, translated from the coding sequence ATGAGCTATCTGGAAAAATACAAAACGGGCTCGTGTCTTTTCCGTACCTTATCCGAAGCCCGCATGCGCCTCCAGGCGGCCCGAAATGCTTTGCGCTACTCGTATCCGGCTCCCGTTGCACTCATTGGAGTACATGACTCCGGGAACGACGGTTCCTATAAAAAATGCACCGATTCCTCTCCCATACCCATTGAAAATACTTCAGTAGTCATTCCGGCAGAAGCCTCCCGCATACTCGAAACACACACGCCTGCCACCTATCCGGAATCGTTTATTTTCCGGTTGCATAACGGACACGTACTGGGCGACGGCACCGTCGTGACCCCCAAAAACAAAATCCTTTCAGAAAGCACCACCGATTTTCATCGCAAACAGAAATACCACCATCTCATCTATGAACGCCGTGTTCCCGCACCGGAACGCTTTAACGGCCGGCTTGCCGTCATTACCTCTCCTGGAAGCGATAACTATTTTCACTGGACGCTGGCCTCCCTGCCACGCCTGAATCTGCTCAATGACATGGACGATGAAATCGATGCCTACTACATCGACTGCTCCAGTCGATTTCATCAAGAATGGATCAGCATGCTCGGCATTTCCGAAAATAAGATTATCGCCGCCGCACCGAACCGCCATATAGAGGCCGACGAACTCATCGTCCCATCTTTCGCCGGACTGCCCAGCCTCCCCACCCCCGCCGGGCTCGATTTTCTACGCAACTTTATACCACCGCACAGCAAAGGACGCCGGCTATACATCTCCCGCGCCGGAGCCCGTCGGCGCCGAATCCTCAACGAAGAGGTGTTACCTCCCGTTTTGCAGAAATATGCGTTCGAAACCATTGAACCCGGCCGAATGACGGTAAAACAACAAATGGAAACGTTTGCTTCGGCGAGCGTAATCATTGCTCCTCATGGTGCGGAACTCACTAATCTGGCCTTCTGCTCAGCAGGAACCCAGGTCATCGAAATGTTCTCGCCCTATTACCTTAATCCCTGCTTCAAACAGCTCGCCGCTGTTCGCGGCCTGCGCCATACCGCACTCGTTGGCAAAGGCGGAACCCGTGTCGTGCGTAAACAGCTCGATGCTCACCATGTGTGGGCCAATATAAATATAGATGCTTTAGCGCTCGAAACAGCACTGGCAACCATGTTGTGA
- the mgtE gene encoding magnesium transporter → MSDVNRIKERINFCIKGELWEQIPKFFEELHPADIAEIINHAPASSYKQLFEMLGDEIKPDVLAELDDKVEADILDELTDEEISDIVEEMAPDDAADVLGELEDEQREDILGLMEEEESDEVRELLQYDEETAGGIMTPDFVAVQADMTAAEATDFIGSLDLDEPVYYAYVVDSKGRLTGWIQLWELLKHGNRNQTLADLAESETISVHTDADQEEVARLASKYDLSALPVLDWQHKLVGRITMDDIMDVMEDEASEDIFKLAGSSESELEYTSALHASKSRLPWLLITLTTGFFSVLLLNSYHAYLSFSHAIILGAFVPVILAMGGNTGIQSSTLVIRGIALGTAHTKNIPKILLHEITAGAIMGAICGIVFGLYALFVIGREETAFGPPYLALTVGSALFSAMAFAAVFGAVVPVILNRMRIDPAVASGPFVTSSNDILALLIYYGVTFLMISLRS, encoded by the coding sequence ATGTCGGACGTCAATCGGATCAAAGAACGGATCAATTTCTGCATTAAAGGGGAACTTTGGGAACAGATTCCGAAGTTTTTCGAAGAACTGCATCCCGCCGACATCGCCGAAATCATCAACCACGCGCCGGCCAGTTCATACAAACAACTCTTCGAAATGCTCGGCGACGAGATTAAGCCGGATGTGCTGGCCGAACTCGATGACAAAGTCGAGGCCGATATTCTTGACGAGCTGACTGATGAAGAGATTTCGGACATCGTCGAAGAGATGGCTCCGGACGACGCCGCCGATGTGCTGGGCGAACTCGAAGATGAGCAGCGCGAAGATATTCTCGGACTCATGGAAGAGGAAGAGTCGGACGAAGTTCGCGAACTGCTTCAATACGATGAGGAAACCGCCGGGGGGATTATGACCCCCGACTTTGTGGCGGTGCAGGCTGATATGACCGCTGCAGAAGCCACCGATTTCATCGGCTCTCTGGATCTTGATGAACCGGTTTATTATGCCTACGTCGTAGATTCCAAGGGCCGGCTGACCGGCTGGATTCAACTTTGGGAACTGCTGAAACATGGAAACCGCAACCAGACGCTCGCGGATCTGGCAGAATCCGAAACCATTTCCGTTCATACCGACGCCGACCAGGAGGAGGTTGCACGACTGGCTTCAAAATACGACCTCAGCGCCCTTCCGGTACTGGACTGGCAGCACAAACTCGTCGGCCGGATCACCATGGATGATATTATGGACGTCATGGAAGATGAAGCCTCGGAAGATATCTTCAAACTGGCTGGTTCCAGCGAATCTGAGCTGGAATATACCTCAGCTCTACATGCCTCAAAAAGTCGTCTGCCCTGGTTGCTGATCACCCTGACAACCGGGTTTTTCAGTGTACTCCTGCTCAACAGTTACCATGCCTATCTTTCCTTTTCCCACGCCATCATCCTCGGAGCTTTTGTTCCTGTGATCCTGGCCATGGGCGGTAACACGGGCATCCAGTCATCCACCCTGGTGATCCGCGGTATCGCGCTGGGCACCGCCCACACCAAAAACATCCCGAAAATTCTGCTCCACGAAATTACCGCCGGAGCCATTATGGGGGCCATCTGCGGTATTGTATTCGGACTCTACGCCTTATTCGTCATCGGCCGGGAAGAGACCGCCTTCGGACCGCCCTATCTTGCGCTTACCGTGGGCAGCGCTCTTTTCTCCGCCATGGCCTTTGCTGCGGTTTTCGGCGCAGTGGTCCCGGTTATTCTGAACCGGATGAGAATTGATCCGGCTGTTGCATCCGGCCCTTTTGTAACCTCTTCCAACGATATTCTCGCTTTGCTGATCTATTACGGGGTGACCTTTCTGATGATCAGTCTAAGGAGCTGA